The following proteins come from a genomic window of Hydractinia symbiolongicarpus strain clone_291-10 chromosome 2, HSymV2.1, whole genome shotgun sequence:
- the LOC130630603 gene encoding probable serine/threonine-protein kinase pats1, translating to MMPDVDNFEHFTPPASPTCESKLRLTKRELQFNLVNSCDLQVWDYGDFLIDPLDEGYFGAVYKATHYETKEVFVLKVLKEYEDEEENREMFIEEIRLLCKLCHPNLLKCKGLTFHDGNLGYLSEYIEGGSLQKLLMKQDVLKLSWKTYLNIALDASKGMAYLHGKDVIHRDLNSKNIVVRLIDGWRYEAIIIDLGLSYQKPEVQVPIEEIPHGPVGSPFHIAPELFNMERCSKKADVFSYGIILCEMISGCPGASPEELPRTDDFGLNVEEFSEMASDCPTELLNLAVRCCQMKPHLRPHFLDIVKIIDIIIDRYEERELKSSVENISTKSTENYSLSDDCIIESSLLCTCKMTGRPKSRTFSEDLGLRFNTVYDRFGEVRRTSSRRLMRKYVERCSMCGGRNMTYIELKRNSAMPCGDNNLKETSMNRTHSLPSMVQNDGDNIEQDARENLSAQFMDAEYSIVDDNGNAQDIFAHNIKTQNQEPQPLEHCVRNVAKLENREDRKIEDVKRSNDDDSMEKWVTNTSENTVTKRSERLPNIQVHDRDIISEISNTYSSTYSSLEKSIKFPAAVFLKQDREDISSKTSQLAQSTPGRLPRFFHHLLRRRKSRLTLTKLDDAGYNSTTEKRSVRLSLQKLFHISPNSSTINGNRLSPNDAVVGLRMTSTRSRNEKNDYEIRRRSMPVSMRHHSSSSAPEQTKFRPLSPGARSLSHDKNEDTINVLGYDHPTVHESISEGLPTSLTSSNRSLKQKRSRSFVDLLLRRKNSIY from the exons ATGATGCCAGATGTTGACAATTTTGAGCATTTCACTCCTCCAGCAAGTCCTACTTGTGAAAGCAAGCTGCGTCTTACAAAGCGAGAGTTACAATTTAATCTGGTAAATTCTTGTGATTTACAAGTTTGGGATTATGGAGATTTTCTTATTGACCCATTAGATGAAGGATATTTTGGTGCTGTTTATAAG gCTACCCATTACGAAACGAAAGAAGTGTTTGTTTTGAAAGTGTTGAAAGAATACGAGGATGAAGAAGAAAACAGAGAGATGTTTATTGAAGAAATACGACTACTATGTAAACTATGCCATCCAAATTTGCTGAA GTGCAAAGGATTGACGTTTCATGATGGTAATCTTGGATACCTATCTGAG TACATCGAAGGGGGATCTTTGCAAAAATTGTTGATGAAACAGGACGTATTGAAGCTGTCGTGGAAGACGTATTTGAACATTGCACTTGATGCTTCGAAAGGAATGGCATATCTTCATGGAAAAGATGTGATACACAGAGATCTCAATTCAAAG AATATCGTGGTACGGCTAATTGATGGATGGAGATATGAAGCTATTATTATCGATCTTGGTTTGTCATATCAAAAGCCTGAAGTTCAAGTGCCAAT CGAAGAGATTCCACATGGTCCAGTTGGGTCACCATTTCATATTGCGCCAGAATTATTTAACATGGAACGATGCAGTAAAAAG gcTGATGTGTTTTCGTATGGTATTATATTGTGTGAAATGATTTCTGGATGTCCTGGGGCGAGTCCAGAAGAACTACCAAGAACTGAC gatTTTGGTTTAAACGTTGAGGAATTTAGCGAAATGGCGTCCGATTGTCCGACGGAGTTACTCAACTTGGCTGTTAGATGCTGTCAG ATGAAACCGCATCTTCGTCCGCATTTTCTCGACATTGTGAAGATTATCGATATTATTATCGACCGTTACGAAGAACGAGAATTGAAATCCTCTGTGGAGAACATATCAACAAAAAGTACTGAAAACTATTCGTTGAGCGATGACTGTATAATTGAAAGTTCTTTGCTATGTACGTGTAAAATGACCGGAAGACCAAAGTCTAGAACATTCTCGGAAGACCTCGGTCTACGATTCAATACCGTGTACGACCGGTTTGGTGAAGTTCGACGAACGAGTTCTAGACGACTGATGAGGAAATATGTTGAAAGATGTTCGATGTGTGGTGGTCGTAATATGACATATATAGAACTTAAACGAAACAGCGCAATGCCTTGTGGAGATAATAATTTGAAAGAAACTTCAATGAACAGAACACATTCATTACCTTCGATGGTGCAAAATGACGGAGATAATATTGAACAAGATGCACGTGAAAATTTATCTGCGCAGTTTATGGATGCAGAATATTCGATCGTAGACGACAATGGAAACGCTCAGGATATTTTTGCGCATAATATAAAGACACAGAACCAGGAGCCACAACCCCTGGAACATTGTGTGCGTAATGTTGCAAAACTTGAGAATCGAGAAGATCGCAAAATAGAGGATGTAAAACGATCAAATGATGATGACAGTATGGAGAAATGGGTTACGAATACGAGCGAAAACACGGTAACAAAAAGAAGCGAGCGGTTACCAAACATACAAGTACATGATAGGGACATCATCAGTGAAATATCGAATACCTATTCATCAACTTATTCTAGTCTCGAAAAATCTATCAAGTTTCCAGCAGCGGTTTTCTTGAAACAAGATCGAGAAGATATATCATCGAAGACATCGCAGTTGGCGCAAAGTACACCTGGCCGGTTACCGAGATTTTTTCATCACTTGTTACGGCGCCGAAAAAGTCGGTTGACATTAACCAAGTTGGATGACGCTGGTTATAATTCCACGACGGAAAAACGAAGTGTACGGTTAAGcttgcaaaaattatttcatatttCACCAAATAGCTCAACTATTAACGGGAACCGACTGTCACCGAATGACGCTGTTGTTGGCCTTCGTATGACGTCGACAAGATCCCGGAACGAGAAGAATGATTACGAAATTCGAAGACGCAGCATGCCTGTATCTATGCGCCATCATTCTTCTTCTAGCGCGCCGGAACAAACCAAGTTTCGTCCATTGTCACCGGGCGCACGATCTTTAAGCCATGACAAAAACGAAGATACGATAAATGTGTTAGGTTACGACCATCCGACTGTACACGAAAGTATTAGCGAGGGTCTTCCGACCTCGCTGACAAGTTCTAATCGTTCGCTGAAGCAGAAGCGATCAAGGTCGTTTGTTGATTTGTTGTTACGTCGAAAAAATtcgatttattaa